The Borrelia sp. HM sequence ATATTGCTGTTGGAATTGATGCCCTATTTAAAGAAGAAATTTATGAAGATACAATATTTACCGGTGGACTTGGTGTGGGTATTGACTTGTCCCAAATTAGAACAGATGAACAACATATTGCAAGCCTACCAGAAGGAAATAGTACAAAAACACAAGAAGAAGAAAAATTTTCAATAACATCAACTAACAACAGATTGGGAACTGTACTCAGATTACCTATTACATTGGAATATTATTTTTTAAATAATATAGTAATAGGATTTAAGGCCATAGCAACAATTGGATGCACAACGATCTTTAATCCCGTATCTATGGAAGGAATAAGATTTGGATTTTTTGGTGTTGGATTTATAAAAGTATACTTATAAAGGAAAATTAATGAGAAAAAAATATCAAAAGATATTTATCTTTATATTAATTTTAATGTTTAATTCATATTATTTTGCGTTCTCTAAATCTAATCATCCTTATTCGATTGAATGCAAGCAAGAAGATGATGGAACAGTTTGCATTACAAATACCAGACCTACCCCTGAGAAACCTAATCCAACTCCTAAACAACCTAATCCAACTCCTAAACAACGCAATCCAATTCCTGAGAAACCCAATCCCATTCCTAAACAAACTAACCCATATCTCGCCCAATCAATAGTAAAAGCAAAGAACAATCCTTATTCATTTGCAGCAGGAATAGGGATTGGGAATCCTTTCATTAATATCTTAATTTCTATTCCATATATAGACATCAATCTTGGATATGGAGGGTTTTTATACTTAAATCCCGAGAATTTTCATCCCTTCAACTTAATAGGAATCGATTTATCTTTCAAACAACAAATAGGAACTTTAATACTTGGAGGAGGTTTTGGTGTTGGTGCAGACTGGTCACAAGCCAATTTAACTATACCTGGCGGAACTACAACGCAAACTTCTCCTTATGAAAGGATAGCAATATTAGCTAGATTACCCATATCAATAGAACACAAAATTATAAAAAATTTATCATTAGGACTTAAAGTCTGTGCTACAGTTGGTCCAACAATATTTCTCACAAAACCAAAAATAGTATTTGAAGGAATGAGATTTAAATTCTTTGCAATTGGGTTTATCAGATTTTTCATGTAAACTATGAATTTTACCCAATTCAAACATTTACATATTGTGCTATGAAGAGATTGCAATAAAAATTTCTCCATTTCCACAAATTAACAAACCTTGATCACAAATTCCTATAAATATACTTTCTCCTGTCTTAAGGCAAAAGTCATAATTCACATGAATTTCTCCATGCATCACTAACAATATCATCACACCACTATCTCTTGCAAAATAAATGTTTCCATCTAAATCATCTACATATCTTTGCAATAAACTTAAATTAGTACCTGGAAGCTTAAACATATTAAAACCATCAATATTTTCACCTCTTAATAACAAAAATACTGTCTCTTCAAATCTACCAACTTTTAACATCTCATCTCTGTCAACATATTTGGTAGTAAGACCTGCCCTAATCACATTGTCAGAGTTGGTCATAAGCTCAATACACTCACCTTTAAGATAAGCATGAACTTCTTGACTATTTATATAAAAAACTTCCCCTGGATTTAACTGAACAATATGCATCCCTAAAAACACTAAAAGACCAATATCTAACCCATAAACCTTATTAATCTCCTTAAACCAATAAGCTCTAAGACTATCTATAGAATTTAAATTGATTTTTACTTTTTCAATAGCAGCTTCAATTTCAAACTTATTTAAACTAAATATATTCTTTATAAATTCCTTATGCGTTGTAAAGTTAAGATTTAACTTTAATTTTTTACATATGTTTTTGATTTCAAGGAGAGGTAAAAAACCTTTAAGAACATAAAAATTACTCAAAGCATAAACAAGTTCTATTTTTGGATTTATATCTTTATAAATTCTTTTAAAATCATTAATATCTATTCCCTTGGTATTTTCAAGTTTGAAACCTTTTAAAGCAATATCCTTTGAAGGATGTATTTGTATTGATAAAGGTCTTTGAACCGAGAGAACTTTAAATAAAAAAAATAATTCATTTTCATTGCCTAAAAACTCTTTATAATTTTTTAAAAAATCATAAAGGGAAACATATTGGCTACCAACCAATATCTTACTAGAAAATGTTTTATGTGCTCCAAGCCACATCTCAGCTTTAGGAAAACCATCTTCTTTTTGTCCTAAAAGAGAAGGGATGAAACTAATTCCACCCCAATCATATTCTTTAACTGAATTCTTCATTAAAAATATATTACTACTTTTCATTTAAATTCCTTAATTTTTACAGATTTAAGAAAAAGAACTAAACTCGTTGCAACCGCAACTCCAACAACTATTGCAATAATAAATCCCAACTTATTATCAACAACAGGCAGAACTATTGGCCCTCCATGCGGAGCATGGTCTGCAACACCTAAGAATGCAGCAATAATACTTGAAACAGCACCTCCAATAACTATTGAAGGTAATACTCTTACAGGATCACTAGCAGCAAAAGGAATAGCACCTTCACTAATACCAATAAAAGAAATCAAAAATGCTATTTTACCAGACTCCCGCTCTTCTTCTGCAAACAATTTAGGCATAATAAAAGTAGCAAGACCCATAGCCATTGGAGCAACAGGAATAGCTGATGCAACCATACCCATTATTTGTGGGACTTTAGTAATCATACCAACACCAAAAAGAAACGCCACTTTATTAAAAGGTCCCCCCATATCAATCGATACCATTGCACCAAGTACTAATCCCAGGAATAACTTTCCCAAAATACCATAAGTTTTTGAATTGGTCTGAAGTGACTTGAGAGTACCCTCAAGGAATGTCATAAATTGCCCAATATAAATACCACCATAAATCATAAAAAGTCCAATCATAAGAGTACTTATCACAGGAATGACAAAAATAGGCATTACAGGTCTTAGCCATTCAGGAACCTTAATTTTTGCTATCCACCTAGCAATAAAACCTGATATGAATCCTGTCAGTATTGCTCCTAAAAATCCTGCTTTAACATCCCTAGCAAACACACCTCCTACAAGACCCGGGGCAAGACCTGGCTTATCAGCAATTGCCATAGCAATAAAACCTGAGAGTATTGGCAACATCATGTCAAAAGACACAGCCCCAATATCTGTAATTGTCTTATAAAAAGGATATTTATTAAAATTTGGACCATCAGAACCAATTCCTGCCAAGGATATACCAATAGCTATTAAAATACCACCACTTGCTACAATTGGAACAATAGGAGACACACCACTCATTAAATACTTATAAAAATTGTATTTAGTAATGCCAGACTTATCTTGAATAGAATTCAAATTCTTATGATTAAATATTGAAGCATTAAAAGACTCTTTGATAACATTGTCTACATCATTTATAGCTTTTGCAGTTGAGACTTTATAAACCTTTTTTCCATCAAACCTCTCTTCATTAATATCTTTATCCACTGCAAGTATTACAACATCAGCAGATTCAATATCTGATTTTGTTAAAGCATTATCAATACCAATAGAACCTTGTGTCTCAATTTTAATACTGTACCCTTGTCTTTTAGCTTCAATTTCAAGCTTCTTAGCAGCAATATATGTATGTGCAACTCCCACAGGACAAGCACATACAGATACTATTCTTCCTGAATTAAAAAAATTACCTGCAACATTATATGTGGAGTTACTCTCAACATTTTTGATATAAGAATAAATCTCATGAGAACTATTTAAAATTTTTAAAATATTTGTAAACTCATTGTTTTCAAATAAATTAGCTATGAAAGATATTGACTTAACATGATTATTATTATGATGATCTTTTGACATACAAATTAAAAATATTACATTAACAGGTGGATTATCGTCAGTCCACTTTATACCAGCGCCTTTTATATAAAGCAATGAAATAAAACTTGACTTAATAACATCTCCCATTAAATGAGGAATAGCAACCCCATTTTCCCAAGATGTATCTCCAATTTTTTCTCTATCAAATAATCCTTGAATAAATTCATTTCTATCATATATATAACCCTGCTTATCTACTTGCTCAACTAAAAAATCAATTGCTTCTTCTTTAGAATTTATTTCATTAGATATAAAAATGAGATCTTTTTTTAAAAAGTCTAAAAACATAACCTTTAACCTCCTTCAATACTAAAACTAATTTTATCATAATAGAAAATATTAAACTCTGATTTGATTTTTTTTTATTTTAAATTCGTTTTATATTATTTAATTAGTTTATATAATATAAAATTTATCGGATTTTATTGATATAAATATTCATATTTGATATTTTTTAAATAAATCACACACATAAATAAGTGCAATAGATTATAAAAAAGTTTATTTTTAAAATAAAAATAAAACTGATTTTTCTCACACAAAAGAGAATTTATTATGTATAAAAAATTAAATTAAGGGAAAAAAAGAAAATGTATTCTTGAAAATTTAAATAAAACCTGCATTTTATTTAAAAAATAAAAACTGATTTATTCATATATGCAATATTTTTTTTGATTTTGAT is a genomic window containing:
- a CDS encoding DUF3996 domain-containing protein; this translates as MKILLKLIMIVLLASLSFASQIDPSALNKILNEKQNLNRFGIGFGIGSPLINVIISVPYVEIELGYGGFSGLNPNNFIPYIAVGIDALFKEEIYEDTIFTGGLGVGIDLSQIRTDEQHIASLPEGNSTKTQEEEKFSITSTNNRLGTVLRLPITLEYYFLNNIVIGFKAIATIGCTTIFNPVSMEGIRFGFFGVGFIKVYL
- a CDS encoding DUF3996 domain-containing protein; this encodes MRKKYQKIFIFILILMFNSYYFAFSKSNHPYSIECKQEDDGTVCITNTRPTPEKPNPTPKQPNPTPKQRNPIPEKPNPIPKQTNPYLAQSIVKAKNNPYSFAAGIGIGNPFINILISIPYIDINLGYGGFLYLNPENFHPFNLIGIDLSFKQQIGTLILGGGFGVGADWSQANLTIPGGTTTQTSPYERIAILARLPISIEHKIIKNLSLGLKVCATVGPTIFLTKPKIVFEGMRFKFFAIGFIRFFM
- the manA gene encoding mannose-6-phosphate isomerase, class I, giving the protein MKSSNIFLMKNSVKEYDWGGISFIPSLLGQKEDGFPKAEMWLGAHKTFSSKILVGSQYVSLYDFLKNYKEFLGNENELFFLFKVLSVQRPLSIQIHPSKDIALKGFKLENTKGIDINDFKRIYKDINPKIELVYALSNFYVLKGFLPLLEIKNICKKLKLNLNFTTHKEFIKNIFSLNKFEIEAAIEKVKINLNSIDSLRAYWFKEINKVYGLDIGLLVFLGMHIVQLNPGEVFYINSQEVHAYLKGECIELMTNSDNVIRAGLTTKYVDRDEMLKVGRFEETVFLLLRGENIDGFNMFKLPGTNLSLLQRYVDDLDGNIYFARDSGVMILLVMHGEIHVNYDFCLKTGESIFIGICDQGLLICGNGEIFIAISS
- a CDS encoding fructose-specific PTS transporter subunit EIIC; its protein translation is MFLDFLKKDLIFISNEINSKEEAIDFLVEQVDKQGYIYDRNEFIQGLFDREKIGDTSWENGVAIPHLMGDVIKSSFISLLYIKGAGIKWTDDNPPVNVIFLICMSKDHHNNNHVKSISFIANLFENNEFTNILKILNSSHEIYSYIKNVESNSTYNVAGNFFNSGRIVSVCACPVGVAHTYIAAKKLEIEAKRQGYSIKIETQGSIGIDNALTKSDIESADVVILAVDKDINEERFDGKKVYKVSTAKAINDVDNVIKESFNASIFNHKNLNSIQDKSGITKYNFYKYLMSGVSPIVPIVASGGILIAIGISLAGIGSDGPNFNKYPFYKTITDIGAVSFDMMLPILSGFIAMAIADKPGLAPGLVGGVFARDVKAGFLGAILTGFISGFIARWIAKIKVPEWLRPVMPIFVIPVISTLMIGLFMIYGGIYIGQFMTFLEGTLKSLQTNSKTYGILGKLFLGLVLGAMVSIDMGGPFNKVAFLFGVGMITKVPQIMGMVASAIPVAPMAMGLATFIMPKLFAEEERESGKIAFLISFIGISEGAIPFAASDPVRVLPSIVIGGAVSSIIAAFLGVADHAPHGGPIVLPVVDNKLGFIIAIVVGVAVATSLVLFLKSVKIKEFK